A genomic region of Candidatus Methylomirabilis sp. contains the following coding sequences:
- a CDS encoding SCO family protein, with amino-acid sequence MVGWLRLARGAAGVLIVGLAGLLGTALWTWQGARPRQGTSEERPLEGLKVFGAVPDFSLVERSGKRIVLADLRGKVWIANFIYTHCPDTCPLQTAQMALLQKELAAERNFRLVSISVDPERDTPAVLSEYAERFGADPDRWLFLTGEKRTIYRLALEGFRLSVVDPEEGVQGRLFGPAPALADLGQVGKTFIHSSRFVLMDRRARIRGYYQFNDVEAMGRLVKDVTTLLREH; translated from the coding sequence ATGGTTGGGTGGCTCAGGCTCGCGAGAGGGGCGGCAGGCGTTCTCATCGTTGGGCTGGCCGGGCTCCTGGGGACAGCCCTCTGGACCTGGCAGGGAGCGCGGCCACGACAAGGGACGAGCGAGGAAAGGCCGCTCGAAGGGCTGAAGGTCTTCGGGGCGGTCCCGGATTTCTCGCTGGTCGAGCGGAGCGGCAAGCGCATCGTCCTGGCCGACCTCCGGGGGAAGGTCTGGATCGCCAACTTCATCTACACCCATTGCCCCGACACGTGTCCCCTGCAGACCGCCCAGATGGCCCTGCTGCAGAAGGAGCTCGCGGCCGAACGGAACTTCCGGCTGGTCTCCATCAGCGTCGATCCGGAACGCGACACCCCGGCGGTCTTGTCCGAATACGCGGAGCGCTTCGGGGCTGACCCGGACCGGTGGCTGTTCCTGACGGGGGAAAAGAGGACGATCTACCGCCTCGCCCTAGAGGGCTTCCGGCTCAGCGTCGTCGATCCGGAGGAAGGGGTACAGGGCCGGCTTTTCGGGCCGGCGCCTGCCCTGGCGGATCTTGGGCAGGTGGGCAAGACGTTCATCCATAGCTCCCGATTCGTCCTGATGGATCGCAGGGCCCGGATCCGCGGGTACTACCAATTTAACGACGTTGAGGCCATGGGGCGCCTTGTCAAAGACGTAACGACCCTGCTCCGGGAACACTGA